The stretch of DNA TGTAGTTAGGGGTACACATCACTATAAGCGTATCTTTTTTCATAAGCTCACGTCAGAATATAGCATTTTCTGCAATCCACATACATATTACAATTATATTTTGACAGTTTTTCGCTCTCATTTCCCAATCTGTCTTTTAAGAGAGCTTTTGCCTTTTGATGACAAGGGTTATACTTAAGACAGTTTTCAAGATGAGATAGTTTTCCCTCAAGCTGATACAAGTGAAAATAACTGTCTGACTTGTACTTTTCATTTATGCTCTCAGTCGCTACTTTTGTAAACAAACTGACAGAGAGTTCCTTATCAACAGTTTTCAGCCTTTCGGCTCGTATAAGATAATGTTCGTAAGTCATGTGTCGCCATGTAATGGTTTCTGAAAACTCCTTAAATCTTACAAGTTCCGGGATTTCTAATAGTGTAGGGATATAAGAAGCCCATTTAGTAGAAAAATAACCTGAATCCTCATGAAACGTATCCCAGAAAGTTGGGTTTTTAAGCTCATAGTACTTAAGGTTGTGAATAATTTTCATCTCACGGTCACACGCAACTCTTGAGCCTTGCTGCCACGCCTGAATACAAATATCAATGTCATGATGGTACTTTATATAATTAACATCAAAGTAATACTTAGCAGGGTTTTTTACAAACATTACTGCACTGCAAAGTCCTGGCACATAAGCTGCGCCATTTATCACATACTTAGGTTCCATCACAAGATCATTGTACATCCACGTACCGGTCTGTTTACACACAAAAATCCCTTCATGATTGAACGCTCCATTTTCATAAACATGCACTGAGCTTACAATGTCGGCTCCCATCGTCTCTGACACCTCATGAAGGCGCTCTATCCAGTTGTAGTCATAGACCTCGATGTCATCGTCAAGGAATATGACGGTTTTTCCGGTTTCTGCCCCATACTTTAACATCCTGTTCATAACCGTGGGGTGATGAAAGCTCCTGTCGTAGTTATTGTCCAGAACTATAAACTCCGCTCTTTCTAAGTTGGTCTCTTTAACGGAACCTATAGCACGCATGGAAATCATGCGGTTTACCGTTGGAGCACACATTACAACAATTGTATCTTTCATTGTTTTCATAATATTATACTTATATTATTAAAATTATTCATCTACGATTTTTTTCTGTGTTCTGATAAACAGTATCGGGTCTTTAACAAAATCCCCTTCATAAGGAGTCATCTCATCGGTACCAAAACGACCGGCGTACTGACTGGCAAAGCCGTCACATATAAACCCAAGGGCGCAGAAACGGCACTTATCACCTTGCTCAAAAGCAGTGTTTTTAAACTTATGCGCCTCTAAGAGGTGCATCTCCTCCTCTGTATCAACAAGGTTTCTTATGACACGAGGAGTCTTTGGAGAGGGGTTTCTGGTTTTTTCAGAAAACCAGCTGCAGAAATCCCATTCGTGTGGGTCGTAGCTAAGTTGTGAGTAATTGTAGCATTTATTTTCGTGACCTTTCATCATGCAAAACGGGAAATACCTGACATTAGCCTCAAGCCCCACATGATCGCAGTAGTCTAACGCCTCACGTAAGTACGGGCTTATATCACTGTGGTGCGCCTGAAAATCTATGTCCATTTTAAGAGTCCAGCCCTCAAATGGATTATAGCTTATGAAATTAATAGCGCGCGCTCCGTGCTGATAACTAAATCTGGCAATATCTGTTAACTGTGTCTTATTAACGGCAGTCATTGTGCAATTGACCCGCCACTTAATAACGTGCTTCTGGAAATTTTCTACTGCCGAAACCACATGTTTCCAGCCGTCTTTTGATTTTGTAAGAAAGTCGTAAGTCTGCCCTATAGCATGTACCGAACAGAGAAAATCATAAACTCCGGCTTCTTTTAATTTGAGCAAAGTCTCAACATTTGCTAAAGCTCTCATATTACTTATAAGCGTGGGTTTAAGGCCTATCTCATTACAATACTTAACTAACTCAATGATATGGGGATAAATCGTTGGCTCACCCCCTGTGATGTCAACACAATCGTTTTTGTACTCATTACGGTATAAGTAGGCATCCTCTTTACATTCCTCAAGTGTGTGCCAGTTCTTAGCTGGGGTGTGGGCGTAGTAGCAAAATATACACTTAATATTACAAAGGTAACCCACGTAGAGCACTGCCCGTTTGGTAAGTTTCCGGTCGGTTGTCGTCGTTAATTTATCAGAGGGCTTTATCTGAAGATCTCCTGTTTCATAATGGACATCTTTAGATATTAACGTTGAATCATTTGATTTTACATTAGAATTATGCGTTACCAGACCATCGAAACCGATAACCGTTATTGTATCATAATGGACACTAAGCATCTCTTTAAGGTATTTTCTGACCTCAATTTCACGGCCTATCGGAGTTATTACAATAGTATCATATTCATTTATTGAATCTTTCAAACACTCCGTGTAACGTATGGTATGGTTATGAAAAGGTTTTCCACAGAGCTCCTTATTTGCGTCAACTACAAGCTTAACACTTTCACCAAGCAGTGGGGCAAGTGCATTTGATATTGTTCCGGCACCGTAGAGAGCTATATTTTTTTTATTTTTTGATGCCGTAGCCAGCTCAAGGATGCTTAAAATAAAAGTGGTCATATTGTGCCGCTTGTACAAGGGATGAGCTCTGGGGTTAAATTCAGGGAGGGAGCTGATGACAGCCGGCATTCTTAATTCCGGTACGTGTACGTTTACCATGGTTTTTTTCTCATGTTGCAGTATCGGGTCGCCAATAGCTGTCAGATTTTCCAAAAAAGCGGTATCAGGATTTTTGTTGTTGCCATCATTGCCGTTTTCACTTCTAAACCAATCATTCAGGCCATACCTACAATGATATCGTACGATAAGTTCCATACACACAGATAAAATTGACAACTGTCCTTTGTCTTTAGAAAGTAAATACAGTCCTTTTGCACAGTCATCCTCACAACGCTTAATCATTTCCCACATTAGAGGAATGCTAATTGATTTCAGGTCAGGCACCCAAAATAAATAATCCACCCAGTAATTGAAATCCTCAATCAGCGCCGCTTTCATAACCTCCTGCCGGCACCTGAGAGGGTCACTGTCGTAATACCAAAAACACCGGCACTCATAGCTAAAAAAATGTGACATTGCGGCATAGAGGTCATATATTTTAATAATATCCTCTGCTTTGGGCTCACTACTTAGGGGCAGCGCCAAAGCTATCCTTATTTCATAGGTTTTTTTCATATTTTCATTCCCAATTGGTTCTAAGACATCTTTAAGATTTTTATATCCTCATTTAAAAACAACTGTGCTTTAATGAAGTAACACCATTTGCTTCTAAAATGCTCAAAGTCCTTTTCACCTGCCTCATCCCCTGTTAACAAACCATCTCCAGTTATCTCCAGTGTCATGGAGGCTGCAACCTTCTTTCCCTCTGACCATGTGTTGACACACATATCCGTCACGTATAGATTACCTTCAAAGTTTTCATCAATTTCAATCTTATCAGGGTGCATTATAAAGATAAGGCCCGGCGACACACCCGGCACGTACATAAATGGTAACGCAGGCTTGCCATCCTCCATTGCAACATGTGCAGCCTTATCGGTAAGATTGTAACCATAGATTCTCTTCTGTGTTTTTTCATTCAAATTTACACATCCCACTAAAGATGCGCCGGATAACTCCTGAGTGTTGGTGAGTTTATCAAGCCATGAGTAATCTTTAACCAAAACCCCGTTTTTAAGAATTACAACAGGCCTTCCATCGGCATAAGCCATGTAGGCCTTAATACGCCTTGAGAACGGCTCTTCATTATCATAGCCGCTGTCGGCTATAAAAAGTTCCGCCCTGGAAAGATCGGTCTTTTTTATATATTCAATGGTTTTTCTCGTAACCGGATGGTTTAAATCAAAGGTGCTTAGTATTATCAATATTTCTTTC from Nitrospirota bacterium encodes:
- a CDS encoding radical SAM protein, which codes for MKKTYEIRIALALPLSSEPKAEDIIKIYDLYAAMSHFFSYECRCFWYYDSDPLRCRQEVMKAALIEDFNYWVDYLFWVPDLKSISIPLMWEMIKRCEDDCAKGLYLLSKDKGQLSILSVCMELIVRYHCRYGLNDWFRSENGNDGNNKNPDTAFLENLTAIGDPILQHEKKTMVNVHVPELRMPAVISSLPEFNPRAHPLYKRHNMTTFILSILELATASKNKKNIALYGAGTISNALAPLLGESVKLVVDANKELCGKPFHNHTIRYTECLKDSINEYDTIVITPIGREIEVRKYLKEMLSVHYDTITVIGFDGLVTHNSNVKSNDSTLISKDVHYETGDLQIKPSDKLTTTTDRKLTKRAVLYVGYLCNIKCIFCYYAHTPAKNWHTLEECKEDAYLYRNEYKNDCVDITGGEPTIYPHIIELVKYCNEIGLKPTLISNMRALANVETLLKLKEAGVYDFLCSVHAIGQTYDFLTKSKDGWKHVVSAVENFQKHVIKWRVNCTMTAVNKTQLTDIARFSYQHGARAINFISYNPFEGWTLKMDIDFQAHHSDISPYLREALDYCDHVGLEANVRYFPFCMMKGHENKCYNYSQLSYDPHEWDFCSWFSEKTRNPSPKTPRVIRNLVDTEEEMHLLEAHKFKNTAFEQGDKCRFCALGFICDGFASQYAGRFGTDEMTPYEGDFVKDPILFIRTQKKIVDE